One window of Mauremys reevesii isolate NIE-2019 linkage group 4, ASM1616193v1, whole genome shotgun sequence genomic DNA carries:
- the CCND1 gene encoding G1/S-specific cyclin-D1 isoform X1: protein MEHQLLCCEVETIRRAYLDANLLNDRVLQTMLKAEETCSPSVSYFKCVQKEILPYMRKIVATWMLEVCEEQKCEEEVFPLAMNYLDRFLSFEPLKKNRLQLLGATCMFVASKMKETIPLTAEKLCIYTDNSIRPDELLQMELFLVNKLKWNLAAMTPHDFIEHFLTKMPVAEDTKQIIRKHAQTFVALCATDVKFISNPPSMIAAGSVVAAVQGLHLGNTNTFLSYQCLTHFLSQVIKCDPDCLRACQEQIESLLESSLRQAQQHNISSETKTVEDEADLSCTPTDVRDVNI, encoded by the exons ATGGAACATCAGCTGCTGTGTTGTGAAGTGGAAACCATCAGAAGAGCCTATCTAGATGCCAACCTACTAAATGACAGGGTTCTGCAGACAATGCTGAAGGCAGAGGAGACCTGCTCGCCCTCTGTATCCTACTTCAAGTGCGTGCAGAAGGAAATCTTGCCATATATGAGGAAAATAGTTGCCACTTGGATGCTGGAG GTTTGCGAGGAGCAGAAATGTGAAGAGGAAGTTTTCCCCTTGGCTATGAATTATTTGGACAGATTTTTGTCGTTTGAACCCCTCAAGAAAAACCGATTGCAACTTCTGGGAGCTACCTGCATGTTTGTGGCTTCAAAAATGAAGGAAACTATTCCTCTAACCGCAGAAAAACTGTGCATTTACACCGATAACTCCATTAGACCCGACGAATTACTG CAAATGGAGCTGTTTCTGGTGAATAAGCTGAAATGGAATCTGGCAGCAATGACCCCTCATGATTTCATTGAACATTTCCTTACTAAAATGCCTGTTGCTGAGGACACCAAGCAAATCATCCGTAAACATGCCCAGACTTTTGTGGCTTTGTGCGCTACAG ATGTTAAGTTTATTTCAAACCCACCTTCCATGATCGCAGCTGGGAGTGTGGTAGCAGCTGTGCAAGGCCTTCACCTGGGAAACACTAACACTTTCCTCTCCTATCAATGTCTCACACATTTCCTATCACAAGTTATCAAATGTGACCCG GATTGTTTACGAGCTTGCCAAGAACAGATTGAATCCCTCCTCGAATCCAGTCTACGCCAGGCACAGCAACACAACATATCTTCAGAAACAAAGACTGTTGAGGATGAAGCAGACCTttcctgcacacccaccgatGTGCGAGACGTGAACATTTAA
- the CCND1 gene encoding G1/S-specific cyclin-D1 isoform X2 has protein sequence MEHQLLCCEVETIRRAYLDANLLNDRVLQTMLKAEETCSPSVSYFKCVQKEILPYMRKIVATWMLEVCEEQKCEEEVFPLAMNYLDRFLSFEPLKKNRLQLLGATCMFVASKMKETIPLTAEKLCIYTDNSIRPDELLQMELFLVNKLKWNLAAMTPHDFIEHFLTKMPVAEDTKQIIRKHAQTFVALCATDGGLQKGHMAWTLFWHRAESAVHTQLATCFAGGMCRGGLQRSQRH, from the exons ATGGAACATCAGCTGCTGTGTTGTGAAGTGGAAACCATCAGAAGAGCCTATCTAGATGCCAACCTACTAAATGACAGGGTTCTGCAGACAATGCTGAAGGCAGAGGAGACCTGCTCGCCCTCTGTATCCTACTTCAAGTGCGTGCAGAAGGAAATCTTGCCATATATGAGGAAAATAGTTGCCACTTGGATGCTGGAG GTTTGCGAGGAGCAGAAATGTGAAGAGGAAGTTTTCCCCTTGGCTATGAATTATTTGGACAGATTTTTGTCGTTTGAACCCCTCAAGAAAAACCGATTGCAACTTCTGGGAGCTACCTGCATGTTTGTGGCTTCAAAAATGAAGGAAACTATTCCTCTAACCGCAGAAAAACTGTGCATTTACACCGATAACTCCATTAGACCCGACGAATTACTG CAAATGGAGCTGTTTCTGGTGAATAAGCTGAAATGGAATCTGGCAGCAATGACCCCTCATGATTTCATTGAACATTTCCTTACTAAAATGCCTGTTGCTGAGGACACCAAGCAAATCATCCGTAAACATGCCCAGACTTTTGTGGCTTTGTGCGCTACAG ATGGTGGATTACAGAAGGGGCACATGGCGTGGACGCTTTTCTGGCACAGAGCTGAGTCTGCTGTCCACACCCAGCTGGCCACGTGCTTTGCTGGAGGCATGTGCAGGGGCGGACTGCAGAGGAGCCAGAGACACTGA